The following proteins come from a genomic window of Terriglobia bacterium:
- the xrt gene encoding exosortase yields the protein MAMTLTATARMSIKTRGFLFTAVFLASILANLAFFKQLVEFSIHNEFSSHIFFIPLLSLALIFRKRATIFKDVSHSVLLGGTISVIAVALLISESLVKNGLDASDALSARALTIVILWAGMFLFFYGTESFRKALFSMLFLVLMVPIPRTLLEVIISALQRGSADMTALLFKITGTPYYRDGLTFVLPRISIEIATQCSSIRSSLALLISCLLAGHLILKTFWRKSFFALVAVPMAMIKNAIRIVTLSLLSIHIDRRFIVSSDLHHEGGIVFFLTTLLLLWPVLWLLRRSERETGLPKRTDVKAA from the coding sequence ATGGCTATGACTTTGACTGCAACCGCAAGGATGAGCATTAAGACGAGAGGCTTTCTGTTTACAGCAGTCTTTCTCGCTTCGATATTGGCAAACCTGGCGTTTTTCAAACAGCTGGTTGAGTTTTCGATCCACAATGAGTTTTCATCGCACATTTTCTTTATTCCCTTGCTCAGCCTTGCCCTCATTTTCCGCAAGAGAGCCACGATTTTCAAAGATGTCAGCCACTCCGTGCTTCTGGGAGGGACCATCTCGGTCATCGCAGTAGCTCTTCTGATCTCGGAAAGCCTGGTGAAAAATGGGCTGGACGCTTCGGACGCTCTATCTGCAAGGGCACTTACAATCGTGATTCTGTGGGCCGGGATGTTTCTTTTCTTTTATGGAACTGAAAGCTTTCGGAAGGCGCTTTTCTCAATGCTCTTTCTTGTGCTCATGGTCCCGATCCCAAGGACTCTGCTCGAAGTCATTATATCCGCGCTACAGAGGGGCTCCGCCGATATGACCGCACTGCTGTTCAAGATAACAGGCACGCCTTACTATCGTGACGGCCTGACGTTTGTGTTGCCCAGGATCAGCATCGAGATTGCCACTCAATGCAGCAGCATACGATCCAGTTTGGCCCTGCTGATCAGCTGCCTCCTTGCCGGCCACCTGATTCTTAAGACCTTTTGGCGCAAGTCGTTCTTCGCGCTAGTGGCTGTGCCCATGGCGATGATCAAGAACGCCATACGAATTGTGACTTTGTCACTCCTGTCGATCCATATCGACAGGCGATTCATCGTAAGCAGCGATCTGCACCACGAGGGAGGAATCGTCTTCTTTTTGACAACGCTGCTACTCCTGTGGCCCGTGCTCTGGCTTTTGCGACGATCGGAGCGCGAGACGGGCTTACCTAAAAGAACTGATGTGAAGGCTGCATGA
- a CDS encoding GxxExxY protein, translating to MQALYHPTSREEVLAHAVVDSAYRVHTTLGPGLLEAVYERCFCCELEKQGIPHVRQVSVPLVYDGVKIPWGVRLDVLVDNRIVCELKAVEALTPVFLAQILTQLKLVDLHLGFLINFNVARIKDGIRRVIR from the coding sequence ATGCAAGCGCTATATCATCCCACATCACGAGAAGAAGTGCTCGCACATGCCGTCGTCGACTCCGCTTATAGGGTACACACAACGCTGGGCCCGGGTCTGCTCGAAGCGGTGTATGAACGCTGCTTCTGCTGCGAGCTGGAGAAGCAGGGCATTCCTCATGTTCGCCAGGTTTCAGTGCCGCTCGTGTATGACGGGGTGAAGATTCCCTGGGGAGTGAGGCTCGACGTGCTGGTGGATAACCGGATCGTGTGCGAGCTGAAGGCCGTCGAGGCGCTGACGCCGGTGTTTCTGGCGCAGATCCTGACACAGCTGAAGCTGGTGGATCTTCATCTTGGATTCCTGATCAACTTCAATGTGGCGCGAATCAAGGATGGGATTCGGAGGGTCATAAGATGA
- a CDS encoding GNAT family N-acetyltransferase, protein MNHHIIDPLSDPRWGRLVERHPKASVFHTAGWLESLRRTYGYRIFALTASLPGHELETGIPFCHINSWFTGQRLVSLPFSDHCDPLIDQPGRVSSLLRSLQARPELGNRKYVELRPLDAACGVETTATGFTCCARFYFHRLDLRSGPGAIYKRFHKDCVQRKIRRAEREKLTVEQGQSERLLRDFYRLHLRTRRRQGLVPQPFAWFQNLAGCLGPAMQVRAAYLKNQPVAAIVTLRHRDRIVYKYGSSDARSNALGGTQLLFWSAIQEACEQGLHEFDLGRTGCDNPGLIIFKERLGATRNDLAYVRCPAPITSGAGKPYFHVLNRVLSWAPLNLLRAAGALLYRHAG, encoded by the coding sequence ATGAATCATCACATCATTGATCCCTTATCGGATCCGAGGTGGGGGCGCCTCGTCGAGAGGCATCCGAAGGCGTCTGTTTTTCACACGGCGGGGTGGCTGGAGAGCTTGAGGCGCACTTACGGATACAGGATATTCGCCTTGACCGCTTCGCTGCCTGGACATGAATTGGAAACGGGCATTCCTTTCTGCCATATCAACAGCTGGTTCACAGGTCAGCGGCTGGTGTCACTTCCGTTCTCCGATCACTGCGATCCCCTGATAGATCAGCCCGGGCGAGTTTCGAGTCTGCTGCGTTCATTGCAGGCGCGCCCGGAACTGGGAAACCGGAAATATGTGGAACTTCGTCCGCTTGATGCCGCATGCGGGGTCGAGACGACGGCGACCGGGTTCACTTGCTGCGCGCGCTTCTACTTTCACCGGCTTGACCTTCGTTCGGGACCCGGCGCGATCTATAAGCGTTTTCACAAGGACTGCGTCCAGAGGAAAATCCGCCGCGCCGAGCGCGAGAAACTGACCGTCGAGCAGGGACAATCGGAACGTCTCCTCAGGGATTTCTATCGGCTGCACCTTCGGACGCGCCGGCGGCAGGGACTTGTGCCGCAGCCGTTTGCCTGGTTCCAAAACCTCGCCGGATGCCTCGGACCGGCAATGCAGGTCCGGGCAGCCTACTTGAAGAATCAGCCCGTAGCGGCCATCGTCACGCTGAGGCATCGGGATCGCATCGTCTACAAATACGGCTCTTCCGACGCAAGGAGCAATGCGCTGGGGGGAACGCAGCTGCTTTTTTGGAGCGCCATTCAGGAAGCCTGCGAACAGGGATTACACGAGTTCGACCTTGGGCGCACCGGCTGTGATAATCCCGGGTTGATCATATTCAAGGAGCGTTTGGGAGCCACGCGCAACGACCTTGCATATGTGAGATGTCCGGCACCGATTACATCAGGTGCCGGAAAACCATACTTTCACGTTCTGAACCGAGTCCTCTCTTGGGCGCCGCTGAATCTCTTGAGGGCCGCGGGCGCACTGTTATATCGACATGCAGGTTAA
- the prsK gene encoding PEP-CTERM system histidine kinase PrsK: MSSILYPQSATLSFIAATLTLLLACLVTIRDRRSFASRSFIASLALLALAQLFRGLSADAGAPEDSIYWEKVRIAVSALQPGTCLLFCLAFARTEYRKYLVGWKYVVAAVFALPVLSVVALSESIFEGLPVQGSSGQRIIPLGYGGKIFYSLFLVSAVLILANLERTLRASTGRIRWQIKFIVLGMSGICAVWVYISSQALIYSALDTSLAMLAPAVLIAADLLFAWGLARSQFLNVDVYLSRTTIQFSLTALLAGVYLVTLGLLAYMVRFFNPQRPLPIDALLVLLALAGLAMLLLSDRLRERIRRFVIWHFKRPMYDYRKAWMELTEKTNSLVQVRELCAAVARIVSQTFGILSVNVWLCDRVGDCLTLEGSTVFTPIQARDLERSGEKVSDLLRALKGRSSPLDLTERRNAWADEIMRARPEYFREFEMRHILPVQTGGQLVGLITLNCDRVGNAPLSMEDQDLLNAYASQLAARVLQMRLADDLRRAQEVEAFQSASTFFVHDLKNLASRLSLTMQNLPAYFDNPDFRKDALKLIGESVARIDATCSRLSSLKQRIELRLVEGDLNELVARILDELGASIKTPLKRKLGAIPLISLDSEQLQKVVTNLILNAHEACNGKGSIIVETETIDHQVVLSVTDNGCGITQEFIENLLFRPFRTTKKRGMGIGLYHSKMIVEAHHGRIEVVSREGEGSTFRVILPVTQGNL; encoded by the coding sequence ATGAGCTCAATCCTGTACCCGCAGAGCGCAACGCTTTCTTTCATTGCTGCGACTCTCACCCTGTTGCTGGCGTGCCTGGTCACGATCCGCGACCGACGCTCCTTTGCCAGTCGAAGCTTTATCGCGTCTCTCGCACTGCTTGCGTTGGCCCAGCTGTTCAGGGGCCTTAGCGCCGATGCCGGGGCTCCCGAAGACTCGATCTATTGGGAGAAAGTGCGCATTGCGGTTTCGGCCCTGCAGCCGGGAACGTGCTTACTCTTCTGCCTCGCCTTTGCGCGGACGGAATATAGAAAGTATCTGGTGGGCTGGAAGTATGTGGTTGCCGCAGTATTTGCCTTGCCGGTGCTGAGTGTGGTCGCTCTTTCGGAATCCATCTTCGAAGGACTTCCCGTTCAGGGCTCCTCGGGCCAACGCATCATTCCGCTTGGTTATGGCGGCAAGATCTTTTACTCGCTTTTCCTCGTGTCCGCTGTCCTGATCCTTGCGAATCTCGAGCGCACCCTGCGCGCATCCACGGGCCGCATTCGCTGGCAGATCAAGTTCATCGTCCTGGGCATGAGCGGCATTTGCGCCGTCTGGGTTTACATCAGCAGCCAGGCGCTGATCTATTCGGCGCTGGATACGTCGCTGGCTATGCTGGCCCCGGCCGTTCTTATTGCTGCCGACCTGCTGTTTGCCTGGGGGCTCGCGCGTTCGCAGTTTCTCAACGTAGATGTCTATCTTTCGCGGACGACCATCCAATTTTCGCTGACCGCTCTCCTCGCAGGCGTATATCTGGTCACCCTAGGGTTGCTGGCATACATGGTGCGCTTTTTCAACCCGCAGCGCCCTCTTCCGATCGATGCGCTGCTGGTTCTGCTCGCACTGGCCGGTCTCGCAATGCTGCTGCTCTCGGACCGGCTGCGGGAGCGCATCCGGCGCTTCGTGATCTGGCATTTTAAGAGGCCGATGTACGACTATCGCAAAGCCTGGATGGAGCTGACCGAAAAAACCAACTCCCTGGTGCAGGTGCGCGAACTCTGCGCCGCGGTCGCCAGGATCGTGTCGCAGACATTCGGGATACTCTCGGTGAACGTGTGGCTTTGTGACCGGGTAGGAGATTGCCTGACCCTCGAGGGATCAACCGTCTTCACTCCGATCCAGGCCCGGGATCTCGAGAGGAGCGGCGAAAAGGTTTCCGACCTGCTCCGGGCGCTCAAGGGACGTTCGTCGCCCCTCGACCTCACGGAGAGACGAAACGCCTGGGCCGATGAGATCATGCGCGCCAGGCCTGAATACTTTCGTGAATTCGAAATGCGACACATCCTGCCGGTGCAAACCGGCGGGCAGTTGGTCGGGCTCATTACTCTAAACTGCGACCGCGTGGGGAACGCGCCGCTCTCCATGGAAGACCAGGACCTGCTGAATGCCTACGCTTCCCAACTGGCGGCGCGGGTGTTGCAGATGAGGCTGGCGGACGACCTGCGCCGCGCGCAGGAAGTCGAGGCCTTCCAGAGCGCTTCCACCTTCTTCGTCCACGATCTCAAAAACCTGGCTTCGCGCCTGTCCCTCACCATGCAGAACCTTCCTGCTTACTTTGACAATCCGGATTTCCGCAAGGACGCCTTGAAGTTGATTGGGGAAAGCGTCGCCCGGATCGATGCCACCTGCAGTCGGCTGTCTTCCCTAAAACAGAGAATCGAGCTGCGGCTTGTGGAGGGCGATCTCAACGAGCTGGTCGCCAGGATTCTGGACGAATTGGGGGCCAGCATCAAGACACCGCTCAAGCGAAAACTCGGGGCAATCCCACTGATTTCGCTTGATTCCGAACAGCTCCAAAAGGTAGTTACCAACCTGATCCTGAACGCTCACGAGGCGTGCAACGGCAAAGGTTCCATCATCGTCGAGACCGAGACGATCGACCACCAGGTCGTGCTGTCGGTGACGGACAACGGCTGCGGGATAACGCAGGAGTTCATTGAGAACTTGCTGTTCCGGCCATTTCGGACCACGAAAAAGCGCGGCATGGGGATTGGGCTGTACCATAGTAAAATGATTGTGGAGGCGCATCACGGGCGGATCGAGGTGGTCAGCCGCGAGGGAGAAGGAAGCACGTTTCGGGTGATTCTGCCGGTGACGCAAGGGAACCTCTAA